A region of the Falco peregrinus isolate bFalPer1 chromosome 4, bFalPer1.pri, whole genome shotgun sequence genome:
CCTGGGACTCGGAGTCTCTGCCTTACATGTTGGGTCAGAAGTAGttagaaaacacaaagaagagCATGTTACAAGAGTACGTTGCAGTTTCCCACGGACAGACAACTTTTCCCATGTGCTTCCAAAGACATTTTATCTTTGTCATTACAGAAAGGTCTTGGGACAGTTTATGACTGGCACTTAAAGGAATTTTCCTGAgtcttcttccccttccctttacCTCTGTCCCTCTATGACTTCTACTGCAGGTGGAGCCCTCCCAGTTTGGAAGAGATGACACAGCTCTGAACAGCATATGCCTGCATTGTCAAGGTGGCTCAGTCATTGAGTCCTTGGTAAGGGAGTGAAtaacactgtttttttcccatgtttgtCATATACCAGCTCACAAAATATCCATAGATATCACCACGTGCAGGGGTCTCTCCTCTGACTTGCTTTGTCTGCATAGTGCTGTAGcataaagtaaattaaaacaggtggttggggtttttgttcgTTCATTTTTAGGGTAATTCAACATGGTTACTTCACATCGCATCCTTCTGTTTGCTCTTGACATTTCTGCAGAGCCCTAGGGATAGAGTCCTCCTTTGGAAATCTGCAACACATGGGGCGAATGtgagaaaactgatttttgacTATACATTCAGAAACTGGGTGaagccctggccctgctgcagtgAACAGTGCTGCACTTCTGGATAGCAAAGTGCCTGCTCTCCCCATTGCCTGGGGTGTACTTGTCAGACAGGTCAGGGATGCATCGTAAAATATGTGCTCAGGCTGTCCTTGGAATTTCCACCAGAACCGTAACTCTCCAATCTTGGACTTCCTGATGTTTTTCTGATGAGACACCAATGAAAAGTATAGCCTtgaggggggaagggaaaataatgaaaaagtaagAGGCTCCATAATGCAGCAGGTTGTCATCCTCGTCACTGCTGTGAACAAGGAGGTGTTAAGCTTTAGGGCAGCATGACAGGGAGAAGGAGCACTTCCTAGCAGTTTGCAGAGCCCAGACGCTCCTCTGTCTGCTTTTTGTCAGGTGGGGTATCTGGACCAGCTTCCAGGTTTGACCTGGAGGCTACTTGATCTCCTTCTCACTGAGAACAGAGAAGTCCCAAGGAGGAGGTGATGACACAGCAACCAGCAATATCCAAACCAGATGCTCATATGCAACTGTGCTAGTAGGTGATGGACTATCGTGGGGTAGATTTGGCCCATGGAGCAAAAACTGCAACGTATGCGGTCTTCAGACCAAGGTAGAGCTCCCAACTGGGCTTCAGGATGACACAGCACTCAACAACGTGAAGTTCTGTTGCAAATGGGTGCTCGCTCTAGCAGCATCACTGCCTACACATCCCATATACCACAGTAGATGAAACATCAGTAAATCTTGGTTTTGGATTTATACTGGGACATGCCTGTGATGTTTTGACTGCTTGCAGGTTGCTGTATTGgccaatgctgctgctgctgtcttctgcagctACCACTATGTTAGCATAGCTTGCCATAGTTACCGAAGTGTATTATGTTCACAAGAATCATCCTATCATGTAACTGCTGGTATACCGCTGTGAAAATGCTCAATCTGTGACAACTGCTCAGAGCTGAGgaacagatttctgtttttttttttctctgactgtTAAGTTTCTTTCAGCTTGCTCTGCTCATTTTCGTCTTCTATAAAATAGTCTTTGATCTGTTGATCATGACAGACAGGGCAGAATGATTATCAGTTTGAGTATTCTTGAGGTTTACgaccagaaagaaaatgaaaagtgagaGCTAAACAGggtgaaacagaaattttggcGGGCTTGTGACAAGCATGAAACATTTGGTATCATTGCCATGCCTGACTTTAATAGCCTCAATACTTCTTCATGCTTTTAATAAGCAATCTGTTAGTGCATACCTGAGCTCCTGCCTTAGGAAACATGGTCATAAAAAGTGTGCTTACACTGGGCATCCCCTTGAGTGTGGCTATGGTGCCCTGGGGTGGGTGATATTTTCTCAGACCTCCCTTGTTGCTGATTTGTAGAGTGCTCCACTGGCTCACATAGCTAGTAACGCAAAACTCGTGTTCATGGGacttggttttttatttgttgcttcTGGGCTTCATAGTCTAAATAGAATGGGGAGAATAGAAACTAAGACTGAACTCTGTGTCATTCCTCCATTTTTTATGCTCCAATTTGCTGTATAATCTTGAAGTTAGCACCTTGTCCTGATGGGCTAGATATAAAGAACTTATTCTCGATTTGCGGAAATATCATGCCTGGAGATCATTATTGCGCCCTAGTGGCTGAGCCACCAAGCCTTTCTGGCAAGACTTCGAGAAGACTTATTGCCTCTCTTTTAGGAAGCATAGTTATTGTTATCCCCTCAAAGCAATGCATTATGCAGCTTTGTTTACTTGAAACAACCTAAGGGCATGGTGTTGTAATTCTCTAGGTGACTGGTTGGGCTGTGGGAGTCTGGACACAAACAcatggagcagcacagagctgatgGATGTGCCAGTTCACATCTGCTTAGCACAAAGACAGCAGATATCACCACTCTGGCTTTTCACCTATGTGAAATTCTCTTCCTTTCGCTTACCTAAACCCCCCTAGAATAATAACTATTTTCTTGTAAGAAATATGCTATATATTAGGCAAAAGAATAGAACAAACATGATACATACTTCAGTTAAAAGggtttagattaaaaaaatcaggagttTGCTTTTGAGTAAATCACTGGTCTGTCTAACTGTACTGTCTCTGGTGGCAGTGCTCTATATCTAAGACTTGCTGTAATAAAAAGTTTCTCTGAGTCAGGGAAGTACATGAGTATGAGTTTTATTGGCCAAGCCAACAGCTATTGTTGGATGTTTGGTGATGTTGTGCAATGCTGGCCTTTGGAGCACGTGGTGATTTCTCATAAAACTTGTGTCATTTTTCCTCACAGTCCCCATTTTTGTCAACACAGGAGTTTTCCAAGTGATGGATGATGAGTGGAGAAGCCAGCCATAAAGAACTCAGGACTGATTGCATCTACTGTAACCAGGTGGAGAATAAGAAGTTTCTTTTGGCTCTGTTCGTACTGTACAGGGTATGGTTTCCCATCTTCTGCTTCCTGAGGTGCAGTTCGGGTAAACTGATGCATGTCCAATGTCATTCAAATTACTTCAAATGAAATGCTTACTAAAGCCTCAATGGTGCAAGAAGAAATATTAGAAAGATTCCTGgatttgaataattttattttttttaaaaataatatgaaacTTTCCAGCCAGACCTTCTGCTGGAAATTTGCATAGCTCTGATTTATTTAATCTCAAGATCTGATTTATTTCTTAAcctttaaagctgtttttttggtttttttttttttttttttttttttttaataatttggtatttttaagtGATTCTTTAACTGCTTTCTGTCCTCCTTTTGACTGCAGACATTTTAGGCGTGcaacagtttttttaaaaaaatgcttattttgcaAAACCAGCCCAGTCAGCACTTGAAATACAAGGGATTACTAGCCTCAAGGAAGCATTTTGTAACTTCCATCTCCATTTgagaatttctgaaaaaatccTTATTTGTCATATATTCAGCTCTCTGTAAACATTCAAATCCCTCAGCTCTAGTGCTTAGTAGAAAAGAACATCACAAACTCAAAATGCTGAAGTAGCAACCTTTTTTTAACAAGCTGAACTAAACTCAATTAAAACTAAATTCTGATGCTTTCACAGCTAACTGGGGTTAACAGTGACCACACATAAATTTACCTTCCAAAATGACTGTGTTTTCAAACCCCACACATGGACATATCTTAATTTGCATCTAATTGCTTGACTTCAATTTTCTTATGAGATAGGAATCATTTCAGCTTGCAAACTGACCATCTACTATAATTAGTGAGGTGATGTTTGAGGACgtaatattaaaaatagctgCACTGACCTAAACAAAATAGGCTTCATTCAATGAAAGTGAACAGGAATTGTGGTGACATTTTCTACATCATCTTCCAAAGCTGGGGGTATCCCTTTGCTCAGACAGACACCTCCATGCACTTCACAGAAGTCTTAGAGGGCCAACTACTGGTCACCTTCCACCAGAGCAAGTAGGACAAGCAATAATCATCAAGTGTTTCATATTACAGTGTTGTATGACCAGTGTCACCAGCAAATAAGTGTCCTCCAGGTAAAGCTGGTTTCTAAGAGAGGCCATTATCGCTGAAGTGCCtaaaagaaggaattaattttcttttgagagaTTTGTTCAAGAAGCAttgcctcttttcttttgtgtatgtatgtgtgcagACAACTGAAAAACTTAAATTTTGTGTTGCACGCTTCTTCTCCAGAGGGTAGGCCAAGCTGGAAGACCGAACATCTGCTTCTTCTCCGCAAATTAATGATTTAGTTAAATTCTGAGGTTGCACTGGGGGAAGAATTATTCATGTTGTCAGCAAACCTGACCTTTTATGCTTCTTTGTTGTGCTGGGCGTAACATGAAGCTATGTTACATAGCTTCATATCACTATGGGAGTAGACACTCCAAATGAGAGCTGTTCCAATAAATGTTTAGAAAACATAATACCACCTCCTCTTCACATACTTTCTCGTGCCTTTATAAGCAACTTAAAAATCAAATGGGAATGATTTTGTCATCTGAATACTGATATAATACTTCCAGCTGGGCCTCCTCTGGTAGTCCA
Encoded here:
- the LOC101916632 gene encoding LOW QUALITY PROTEIN: vitelline membrane outer layer protein 1-like (The sequence of the model RefSeq protein was modified relative to this genomic sequence to represent the inferred CDS: substituted 1 base at 1 genomic stop codon) encodes the protein MKLLMPATLILLLSLCTPGVHEYTSVFSVPNGGHWGKWRSRQFCHYGYANGFALKVEPSQFGRDDTALNSICLHCQGGSVIESLVREWGIWTSFQVXPGGYLISFSLRTEKSQGGGDDTATSNIQTRCSYATVLVGDGLSWGRFGPWSKNCNVCGLQTKVELPTGLQDDTALNNVKFCCKWVLALAASLPTHPIYHSR